In the genome of Roseiconus lacunae, the window TGCCAGAACTTATCTGCTGAATGGATCGAACGAGCAAACGTCGCCTTAAAAGCACATCGCCGATGAGAGCCTTGCCGAAACGAATTCCGTTAAAGCAACCGCCATCGCGTTCTTGCTCATTCACACCAATCACACGTTAGCGAAACGAGTGGGTTGGGGGCGCTGCCTTCCGCATGCAGTTGGGGCAACAGACGTGCGGGAGCATTTCGATCGCCCCCAACCCCGTTCGCACGTGAGAACGAGCGTCTTCTCACGTCAGTGCATCGAAGCTATCCGGATTTGAAACGGATTGGAACCGGGAATTGGAGAAGATTCCCGCAATTCTTCGCAGTCTGATTTTGTTTTTTCACGGCCCTTCGTCGAACTTCGCCCACCGTCGTTGGAAACCGTAGTGGTTACACTATCGGTCCCCCGAAACTCCTTCCGCTTCGAAAGAATCCCCATGAAAAACGCATGCCTTGCACTGCTCATCGCGGTGGCTTGTTTGCGGGTGACTCACGCGACCGAGCGCCCGAACATCATTTTCTTCTTTGCCGACGACCAAACGACCAGTACCCTCGGTTGCTACGGCAACACTGTCGTTCAAACGCCAAACATTGACCGACTCGCAGACCAAGGCACCCGATTTGACAACATGTTTGTCAGCCATTCGATCTGCTGGGTCAGCCGCACTACGATTCTGTCCGGGCTATATGGTCGAGGCTACGGGACGGCCGGCCAACCCGATGTCGCACGCCCCGACGCGGTGGCCGAGTTGTACTCCGACCTGCTGCGCAACGCACAATACCGCACAGGGTACTTTGGCAAGTGGCATGCCAAGATGCCCAAAGGCTATCGTCCGGCGGACCACTTTGACGAATACGAAGCGATCGGGCGCAATCCGTTTTACAAAACACTTCCCGACGGAAGCCTGCGGCATGAAACCGATTTGATCGTCGATCGAGGCATCGATTTTCTGCGTTCACAACCCGCCGACCAACCCTTTGCACTCAATCTGTGGTTCAATGCCTGCCATGCCGAAGACAGTGACCGTCGCCCCGGGATCGGACAATTCCCGTGGCCTCAGTCGGTCGATGGCATGTACGACGACATCGACATCGCGTCTCCCAAGTTATCCGACCCAGCCATTTTCGAAGCCCTTCCTGACTTTATCGCCACGGCGATCAATCGCGAACGCTTTTTCTGGCGTTGGAACACCGACGAAAAGTATCAAACGAACATCCGTGCCTACTACCGAATGGTGTCAGGCATCGATCATGCCATCGGCAGGTTACTAACGGTACTCGAAGAACGCGGCTTGGCCGACAACACCATCATCGTTTATTCGGCCGACAACGGCTATCACATGGGCAACCGTGGACTCGCCGGTAAGTGGTCCCACTTCGAAGAATCACTCCGCGTCCCGCTGATCATCTTCGACCCACGGGTGTCTTCCGACCAACGCGGCAAGGTCAGCAACGACATTTCGCTAAACGTAGACTTACCGGCCACCTTCCTTGACTGGGCTGGGGTGTCAATTCCAGAGCGTTACCAAGGAGAGAGCTTGCGACCGATCGTCGATGACAAAGCCCCCGATTCGTGGCGCAAGGAATCGTTTCACGAGCATTTTGCGGTTCGTAATCGGATCGCAGCCTTCGAAGGCATCCGCAACGATCGCTTCAAGTACGTTCGCTACATCGACGAAGACAACCATGAGTTTCTGCACGACCTTCGGCAAGACCCCGACGAGCTGATCAATTTGGCGTCCGACCCCAAGCACACCGAAACCCTACGAGCGATGCGTGAACGCACCGATGCTCAAGTTGCCAAATGGGGCGGACCATTAGACGCGTTAAAGCAACCGTTCCAAAAGTCGACCGAGCGATACCCGGAAGCATCCGCGGCCAACGCCGGGATTCTATTTGACGGAAAGTCGCTACGGGGCTGGACCGGCGACCGGGACTACTGGTCGGTCGAAGACGGCGCGATCACCGGCAAAACCGATGGATCGCTGAAGATGAATCGCTTCCTAAGCTGGAAAGGTTCAACGGTGCGAAACTTTGACCTGACGGTAAAAGTTAAAGTCACACCGGGTGGCAACAGCGGTATCCAATACCGTGGCACTTCACGGCCGGACATCGACCTGGATATTGTGACCGGCTATCAGTGCGACGTGGTGGCTAACAACCCAAACTACAACGGCATGCTTTACGAAGAACGCGGAAGACGCATCCTTGCCCATACCGGCGAGCAAGTGATCATTGATCCCCAAGGCCGCAGTTGGATCGTTGATCGCATCCCCGTCCGTGAGTTCGAAGCCGATCAATGGCACGAGTTTCGAGTGCTCGTCCGCGGGAACCACCACCAGCACTGGATCGATGGGCACAAGACCGCCGATCTATTGGACTTTGACGAAGACGGCCGATCGCTCGAAGGCGTCTTTGCCGTCCAGGTCCACGTCGGCCCTGCGATGAAAATTCAGTACAAGGATTTTCAAATGAAGCATCTGCCGGACGACTTACCGCTCCGGCAATTTGCCGACCACCCGATTCCCGATGACGCCGTCGGTGTCCGCCCTCAGGGTCGGCTCCCCAAAGACTGGAAGCCGCCGGTCTATTCCGAAGTCAAACACGACGAATGAACTCTTCGGCATACGAGCGAACTTCCCGGCCATTAAGCACGTGCACCATCCGCAATTGCTGCACCTGCTCGTCGCTGAAAGAGTTCAGCGGGACATGGACGAGTGTTTTGCGATGGCGACGAGCCAATCGTCGCCATCCGCCACCGGGAGGAAGCGTGCTGAGCATCGCGATCTGACGACCTCGGCTGTGCAAACATGCCGCTGCGATCAAACGCTCTTCTAATGTTTCGGCATAGTCCAATCGCGGGTCCGTCCAGATTTCGGGGATCCAAACAGGCGGATAAAGAAACAGGGCGCCACCATAGCGAGCCAACCCGATCCCCGGGCCGACCATCTCCTCGCCAAAATTCGTGGCATAAAACGCCAGCGTCGATTCGTCTTTGTGCTCGGCAAACCACGTCGTCCGCCAAGGATAGTCACGAGGATCAGACGGCGAATCGAACAGCATCACACACGCATCGAGCGTCCCGCGGCTGGGCGGAATGACTTTTACATAGATGTCCTTGTCATACCAATGACGCAATGTGTCTCGGATGTCGATGCCGTCCTTGACGCTCGTCGTAAACTTTTCGGTTCGCGCCAAATCGTTCCCGATGATTGCCTTCGCCCGATCAAAAACGCGTGTGCGAAAGTTCTCGATCCGCTCGTCTTCGGGTGGGTAGCTGCACTGTGAATGCGGATTCCACTGGTACTTCCATCGATGCTTTTCTGGATTCGAGGGATTACGCTTGAGTTCCAGCGTGCGCCAACTGAAGGGCGGACCGGGCAAACGGTTCACCATCGAGAGCACTTCGCCATCGGGCAAGCGGACCTGATCGATCCCCAAACGAACTTCGGAAATCGGTTCATCGGTTTGATCCGCCAACGGAAGCTCTGCGTAGGCATATTGATTGGCCAACTGAGCAACATGCAATGCGTATTGATCCCCCATGATCTGCTTGGCCGCGTTGACGATCGTGATCAAGTCGGGCG includes:
- a CDS encoding sulfatase-like hydrolase/transferase — encoded protein: MKNACLALLIAVACLRVTHATERPNIIFFFADDQTTSTLGCYGNTVVQTPNIDRLADQGTRFDNMFVSHSICWVSRTTILSGLYGRGYGTAGQPDVARPDAVAELYSDLLRNAQYRTGYFGKWHAKMPKGYRPADHFDEYEAIGRNPFYKTLPDGSLRHETDLIVDRGIDFLRSQPADQPFALNLWFNACHAEDSDRRPGIGQFPWPQSVDGMYDDIDIASPKLSDPAIFEALPDFIATAINRERFFWRWNTDEKYQTNIRAYYRMVSGIDHAIGRLLTVLEERGLADNTIIVYSADNGYHMGNRGLAGKWSHFEESLRVPLIIFDPRVSSDQRGKVSNDISLNVDLPATFLDWAGVSIPERYQGESLRPIVDDKAPDSWRKESFHEHFAVRNRIAAFEGIRNDRFKYVRYIDEDNHEFLHDLRQDPDELINLASDPKHTETLRAMRERTDAQVAKWGGPLDALKQPFQKSTERYPEASAANAGILFDGKSLRGWTGDRDYWSVEDGAITGKTDGSLKMNRFLSWKGSTVRNFDLTVKVKVTPGGNSGIQYRGTSRPDIDLDIVTGYQCDVVANNPNYNGMLYEERGRRILAHTGEQVIIDPQGRSWIVDRIPVREFEADQWHEFRVLVRGNHHQHWIDGHKTADLLDFDEDGRSLEGVFAVQVHVGPAMKIQYKDFQMKHLPDDLPLRQFADHPIPDDAVGVRPQGRLPKDWKPPVYSEVKHDE